One genomic segment of Gemmatimonadota bacterium includes these proteins:
- a CDS encoding glycoside hydrolase family 97 catalytic domain-containing protein produces MRLPTSARRTAAISAALGAALLFLVAARQQPAGTMVRSPDGRTVVTIADREGKLTWQATRDGRPVVTPSALGFTFRDGPPLGEGMRITETAQREFDDTFTLPWGEVREVRDRFREVRVHAVELAGLRRELWLVVRVFDDGIGFRYELPAQANLRQFEIMEERTEFAMAEDMKAWWIPADVSSPDRAEMLFSSGPVSKLRLVHTPLTLVASSGLHAVIHEADLVDYAGMYLQGRSESRTLTASLAKWKDGAAVKGRTPFQTPWRTVQLADRPEDLAPSTLSLRLNPPSRIADTRWITPMKYDGIWWGMHVNTMTWGQGPIHGATTANTRQYIDFAAANGLGGTLVEGWNVGWDVDWMKQGDGFSFTRPYPDYDLPGLAAYAREKGVALIVHNETGGFVENYERQLDSAFALYERLGVRVIKTGYVGDTVNPGGHAHQSQYMVRHHRRVIETAARHGISVVMHEPIKDTGERRTWPNMLSREGARGMEFNAWGGEGGNPPEHETILFFTRFLAGPMDFTPGVFNLTVSRSGTNVPRTPQESRPRSTLARQLALYVVIPSPVQMAADLPENYAGQAAFQFIRDVAVDWDTTRVLHGRIGDDVVVARRAKGRDEWFVGAITDEESREIAVPLDFLPAGRSFAADVYADAADASWDANPTAISITQRTLTARDTLRIRMARGGGQAIRLRPAGSALDPSSPFRVGPDEVRQGGFVARALGRDTIVSTYPRAAREVHFKFALNGRDNEFPPGIEHTINLRPRTGRVATPLYAFAVEPKPLLPRPEDAGEGEDGEAAVTIRLDLRTVRDAIRTRGWYKPPLGDTIRALSRVTAIGDTGPLVWDINAVPAGAPQDLTDPDGDGIFEATLPFRTEYLRPLDAQGRAIWTRTADLSRFPELVSPEPLVDATYRMSLEELTQLVREDGALAAGAKWPGVWTRDVSLSALLSLAIVVPDAVKVSLMKKVDAQGRIIQDTGTGGSWPVSTDRMTWALAAWEVYAVTGDTAWLRSSYDIIKRSAAADAHVALDRATGLVRGESSFEDWREQSYPRWMQPADIYQGFALGTNAVHHGAYRVLADMGRALGRPAAEIAQWERTAAGIRDGIAREFWMPELQRHAQFLYGRTALARSPRYEALGEALLVLTEGAAADSAGAALLFAPSVDFGTPTFWPFISGEPFYHNATIWPFVAAYSTWAAARVGSDAAVDFGYRTLVRAPALFLTNKENLVAETGHFEGTALNSDRQLWSVAGTLALQYRVLFGMRFERDRLVLAPAVPHSLLPADGAARTERVLRGVRYRGATLEIRVRASAACGGYRATLDGAPLPLDAGQEVAIPASLIGAHAVVIEVRACRTEAVARQSSGVRFAPATPRARLGGTATAAVLEWDTVPGAARYVVHVNGEPVDTLGTRRRPIPRTMQLAEWQVEAVDSAGTGSFLSEPVRVIAPAGERLLAPTPTGASVRTERAGAPITVRTTVTEPGRYAVDVWYSNGNGPVNTEDKAAVRTLFLNGLATGAVVMPQRGAGSWSERGWSNPVVLTLTRGVQTLSLRWDPRDENMNGTINAADVHRVRVTRLPDAP; encoded by the coding sequence ATGCGACTCCCGACCTCTGCCCGCCGGACCGCCGCGATCAGCGCCGCGCTCGGTGCCGCGCTCCTGTTCCTCGTGGCCGCGCGGCAGCAGCCCGCCGGCACGATGGTCCGCTCGCCCGACGGTCGCACGGTGGTCACCATCGCCGACCGCGAGGGGAAGCTGACCTGGCAGGCCACGCGCGATGGTCGTCCGGTCGTGACGCCCTCCGCGCTCGGCTTCACCTTCCGCGACGGGCCGCCCCTCGGCGAGGGGATGCGGATCACCGAGACGGCCCAGCGTGAGTTCGACGACACCTTCACGCTCCCGTGGGGCGAGGTGCGCGAGGTGCGGGACCGCTTCCGCGAAGTGCGCGTGCACGCGGTGGAGCTCGCGGGGCTCCGGCGCGAGCTCTGGCTCGTGGTGCGCGTGTTCGACGACGGGATCGGCTTCCGCTACGAGCTTCCCGCGCAGGCGAACCTCCGGCAGTTCGAGATCATGGAGGAGCGGACCGAGTTCGCGATGGCCGAGGACATGAAGGCGTGGTGGATCCCGGCGGACGTGTCGTCGCCGGACCGCGCGGAGATGCTCTTCAGCTCGGGGCCGGTGAGCAAGCTCCGGCTGGTGCACACGCCGCTCACGCTGGTCGCCTCGTCGGGACTGCACGCGGTGATCCACGAGGCGGACCTCGTGGACTACGCGGGGATGTACCTGCAGGGGCGCAGCGAGTCGCGCACGCTCACGGCGTCCCTGGCCAAGTGGAAGGACGGCGCGGCGGTGAAGGGCCGCACGCCGTTCCAGACGCCCTGGCGCACGGTGCAACTGGCCGACCGGCCGGAGGACCTCGCGCCGAGCACGCTCTCGCTGCGACTGAACCCGCCGAGCCGGATCGCGGACACGCGCTGGATCACGCCGATGAAGTACGACGGGATCTGGTGGGGGATGCACGTCAACACGATGACGTGGGGGCAGGGCCCGATCCACGGCGCGACGACGGCGAACACGCGGCAGTACATCGACTTCGCGGCGGCCAACGGCCTCGGTGGCACGCTGGTGGAAGGATGGAACGTGGGCTGGGACGTGGACTGGATGAAGCAGGGGGACGGCTTCTCGTTCACCCGGCCCTACCCGGACTACGACCTGCCGGGGCTCGCCGCCTACGCGCGCGAGAAGGGCGTCGCGCTCATCGTGCACAACGAGACGGGGGGCTTCGTCGAGAACTACGAGCGCCAGCTCGACTCGGCGTTCGCGCTCTACGAGCGGCTGGGCGTGCGGGTGATCAAGACGGGGTACGTGGGCGACACGGTGAACCCGGGCGGGCATGCCCACCAGTCGCAGTACATGGTGCGGCACCACCGGCGGGTGATCGAGACCGCGGCGCGGCACGGGATCAGCGTGGTGATGCACGAGCCGATCAAGGACACCGGCGAGCGGCGCACCTGGCCCAACATGCTCTCGCGCGAGGGGGCGCGGGGGATGGAGTTCAACGCGTGGGGCGGGGAGGGCGGGAATCCGCCGGAGCACGAGACGATCCTCTTCTTCACGCGGTTCCTCGCCGGCCCGATGGACTTCACGCCGGGGGTGTTCAACCTCACGGTGTCGCGGAGCGGGACGAACGTGCCGCGGACGCCGCAGGAGTCGCGGCCGCGCTCGACCCTCGCGCGGCAGCTGGCGCTCTACGTGGTGATCCCGAGCCCCGTGCAGATGGCGGCGGACCTGCCCGAGAACTACGCCGGGCAGGCGGCCTTCCAGTTCATCCGCGACGTGGCGGTGGACTGGGACACGACGCGCGTCCTGCACGGGCGGATCGGGGATGACGTGGTGGTGGCGCGGCGGGCGAAGGGGCGCGACGAGTGGTTCGTGGGCGCGATCACCGACGAGGAGTCGCGCGAGATCGCGGTGCCGCTCGACTTCCTGCCGGCGGGGCGTTCGTTCGCCGCGGACGTGTACGCCGATGCGGCCGATGCCTCGTGGGACGCGAACCCGACGGCGATCAGCATCACGCAGCGGACCCTGACCGCCCGCGACACGCTGCGCATCCGGATGGCGCGCGGCGGCGGGCAGGCGATCCGGCTCCGTCCGGCCGGCTCCGCGCTCGATCCGTCGTCGCCGTTCCGCGTCGGCCCGGACGAGGTGCGGCAAGGGGGCTTCGTGGCCCGCGCGCTCGGCCGCGACACGATCGTCTCCACGTATCCGCGCGCGGCGCGCGAGGTGCACTTCAAGTTCGCGTTGAACGGCCGCGACAACGAGTTCCCGCCGGGGATCGAGCACACGATCAACCTGCGGCCGCGCACCGGTCGCGTCGCGACGCCGCTGTACGCGTTCGCGGTGGAGCCGAAGCCGCTGCTCCCGCGTCCCGAGGACGCGGGCGAGGGAGAGGATGGCGAGGCAGCGGTCACCATCCGGCTCGACCTCCGGACCGTGCGCGATGCGATCCGCACGCGCGGGTGGTACAAGCCGCCGCTCGGCGACACCATCCGCGCGCTCTCGCGCGTGACGGCGATCGGGGACACCGGGCCGCTGGTGTGGGACATCAACGCCGTGCCCGCAGGTGCGCCGCAGGATCTCACCGACCCCGACGGGGACGGGATCTTCGAGGCCACGCTCCCGTTCCGCACGGAGTACCTGCGGCCGCTCGACGCGCAGGGGCGCGCGATCTGGACGCGCACCGCCGACCTCTCGCGGTTCCCCGAGCTCGTCTCGCCCGAGCCGCTCGTCGACGCGACGTACCGGATGTCGCTCGAGGAGCTGACGCAGCTCGTGCGCGAGGACGGGGCGCTCGCCGCCGGGGCCAAGTGGCCGGGCGTCTGGACGCGCGACGTCTCGCTCAGCGCCCTGCTCTCGCTCGCGATCGTGGTGCCCGACGCGGTGAAGGTCTCGCTCATGAAGAAGGTCGATGCGCAGGGGCGCATCATCCAGGACACGGGGACGGGCGGGTCGTGGCCCGTCTCGACGGACCGGATGACCTGGGCGCTCGCGGCGTGGGAGGTCTACGCGGTCACCGGTGATACCGCCTGGCTGCGGTCGTCGTACGACATCATCAAGCGGTCGGCCGCCGCCGACGCGCACGTGGCGCTTGACCGGGCGACGGGACTGGTGCGCGGCGAGTCGAGCTTCGAGGACTGGCGCGAGCAGAGCTATCCGCGGTGGATGCAGCCGGCGGACATCTACCAGGGGTTCGCGCTCGGGACGAACGCGGTGCATCACGGCGCGTATCGCGTGCTGGCCGACATGGGGCGCGCGTTGGGCCGGCCGGCCGCGGAGATCGCGCAGTGGGAGCGGACGGCGGCCGGGATCCGCGATGGCATCGCGCGCGAGTTCTGGATGCCGGAGCTGCAGCGGCATGCGCAGTTCCTGTACGGGCGCACGGCGCTCGCGCGCTCGCCGCGCTACGAGGCGCTCGGGGAGGCGCTGCTGGTGCTCACCGAGGGCGCTGCGGCGGACTCGGCCGGCGCCGCGCTGCTCTTCGCGCCGAGCGTGGACTTCGGCACGCCGACCTTCTGGCCGTTCATCTCGGGCGAGCCGTTCTACCACAATGCGACCATCTGGCCGTTCGTCGCGGCGTACTCCACGTGGGCGGCCGCGCGCGTGGGCAGCGACGCGGCGGTGGACTTCGGGTATCGCACGCTCGTGCGCGCGCCAGCGCTCTTCCTGACCAACAAGGAGAACCTCGTCGCGGAGACGGGCCACTTCGAAGGGACGGCGCTGAACAGCGACCGCCAGCTGTGGAGCGTGGCGGGGACTCTCGCGCTGCAGTATCGCGTGCTCTTCGGGATGCGGTTCGAGCGGGACCGACTGGTGCTGGCACCCGCGGTGCCGCACTCGCTTCTTCCGGCGGACGGCGCGGCGCGGACCGAGCGCGTGCTTCGCGGTGTTCGGTATCGCGGCGCGACGCTCGAGATCCGGGTGCGCGCGAGCGCGGCGTGCGGCGGCTACCGTGCCACGCTCGACGGCGCACCGCTCCCGCTCGACGCGGGTCAGGAGGTCGCGATCCCGGCATCGCTCATCGGCGCGCACGCGGTGGTGATCGAGGTGCGCGCCTGTCGCACCGAGGCTGTCGCGCGCCAGTCGAGCGGGGTGCGGTTCGCGCCGGCGACGCCGCGCGCGCGGCTCGGCGGGACGGCGACCGCCGCCGTCCTCGAATGGGACACGGTGCCGGGCGCAGCGCGATATGTGGTGCACGTGAACGGGGAGCCGGTGGATACGCTGGGTACGCGGCGTCGCCCCATTCCGCGGACGATGCAGCTGGCCGAGTGGCAGGTGGAGGCCGTCGATTCCGCGGGCACGGGATCGTTCCTGAGCGAACCGGTGCGCGTGATCGCGCCGGCGGGTGAGCGCCTGCTCGCCCCGACCCCGACGGGCGCGT